The window CGTCCGTGCCCTGGCCCTGCTCGCGGCCGGAGCCCTCGTCGGCGGAGCCTCGACAGCCTGCGTCTCGACGGTCCGATACAATGAGGTCGAGCAGGAGCGCGACGCCCTGGCGGCGCGCAACGAGGCGCTCAAGAACGAAGCCGAGAACGCCACTCGCAACGGCGAGACGCTGGCGCAGGAGAAGAGCGCGCTCGAGACCGAAAAGACTGCGCTCGAGTCAAAGCTTGCGACCCAGCAGACGCAGGGGGAGGAGCTCGGCTCGAAGCTGCACGAGCGCGAGGAAGAGGCCCGCAAGCTGCAGGCGACCTACGACGGCCTCGTCAAGAGCCTCAAAAAGGAGCTGAAGGCGGGACAGATCGAGGTGACACAGCTGCGCGACGGCCTGCGCGTGAACGTGTCCCAGGACATCCTGTTCGACTCCGGCTCCGCGTCGCTCGACAAGAGCGGCACGGCGGTGCTCAGCAGGGTCGCGACCGA of the Candidatus Dormiibacterota bacterium genome contains:
- a CDS encoding OmpA family protein, producing MLLNSQRSSRRTHCSAHVRALALLAAGALVGGASTACVSTVRYNEVEQERDALAARNEALKNEAENATRNGETLAQEKSALETEKTALESKLATQQTQGEELGSKLHEREEEARKLQATYDGLVKSLKKELKAGQIEVTQLRDGLRVNVSQDILFDSGSASLDKSGTAVLSRVATELRKSSHQILVIGHSDNKPIRPTLSKQYPSNWELAGARAASVVRLFANSGLPNKRMRAVSVADSQPVASNKTEEGRAKNRRIEIRLRPVSAEG